From a single candidate division WOR-3 bacterium genomic region:
- a CDS encoding Hsp20/alpha crystallin family protein, with product MAFKDLIPWQREDHKKNGEPVMISFQREMNRLFDDFFTGFEPSAVFRTNDFFPRVNVKEDRNNFTVSTELPGMDEKDVEITINENTLKICGEKKDDTETEKENYYYVERKSGYFKRIINLPSEVEADKAEATFKKGVLEIKIPKTEKRENIKKISIKKE from the coding sequence ATGGCTTTCAAAGACTTGATACCTTGGCAAAGAGAAGACCATAAAAAAAACGGAGAACCTGTCATGATTTCCTTTCAAAGGGAAATGAACAGACTGTTCGACGATTTCTTTACAGGATTTGAGCCCTCCGCCGTTTTTAGGACAAACGATTTTTTCCCGAGAGTGAACGTAAAAGAAGACAGGAATAATTTTACTGTCTCTACCGAACTACCCGGTATGGACGAAAAAGATGTTGAAATAACTATTAACGAGAACACGCTGAAGATATGCGGAGAAAAAAAAGACGATACCGAAACCGAGAAAGAAAACTATTATTACGTTGAAAGAAAATCCGGTTATTTCAAGAGGATCATAAATCTACCCTCTGAGGTTGAAGCTGACAAAGCCGAGGCGACTTTCAAAAAAGGAGTTCTGGAAATAAAGATCCCGAAAACCGAAAAACGTGAAAACATCAAAAAAATTTCGATAAAAAAAGAATAA
- a CDS encoding Hsp20/alpha crystallin family protein, giving the protein MIHDLFPVETYEDIRRLRESINSAFNSISAGYPPCSIYEGQDKTVLRFFAPGMSVIDVVATPESLTLTVERIKTTDDQAIKEERIFGSFKRTVNFPFKVNTEKYEAVYKNGVITVTFERAEEDKPKKIRIK; this is encoded by the coding sequence ATGATACACGATCTTTTTCCTGTCGAAACTTACGAGGATATTCGCAGGCTTAGAGAGAGCATAAATTCTGCTTTCAATAGCATTTCAGCCGGTTATCCTCCTTGCAGTATCTATGAGGGCCAGGACAAAACGGTCTTAAGATTCTTCGCTCCGGGTATGAGTGTAATAGACGTCGTTGCAACACCCGAATCGCTCACTCTCACGGTCGAGAGAATAAAAACCACTGATGATCAGGCGATTAAAGAGGAAAGGATTTTCGGCAGTTTCAAAAGAACGGTTAATTTCCCTTTCAAAGTCAATACAGAAAAATACGAAGCCGTTTACAAAAACGGCGTTATCACTGTGACTTTCGAGAGGGCAGAAGAAGACAAACCTAAAAAGATAAGAATTAAATAG
- a CDS encoding Hsp20/alpha crystallin family protein: MQTTEKKEIQKRTNICKPATDVVSCEDGIKIFMDLPGADDKSTEISIENNVLTVKASYSDAMGEMFRTLHREYDECDYQREFTLPKNVSCRKINASMKDGVLEMFLPFSDEVKPRKIEIKKE; encoded by the coding sequence ATGCAGACTACGGAAAAAAAAGAAATTCAGAAAAGGACGAATATCTGCAAACCGGCGACTGATGTCGTTTCGTGCGAGGACGGCATAAAAATATTCATGGATCTGCCGGGCGCAGACGACAAAAGCACAGAGATATCAATAGAAAACAATGTTCTGACGGTGAAAGCTTCATACAGCGATGCTATGGGGGAGATGTTTAGAACACTTCACAGAGAATATGACGAATGCGATTACCAAAGGGAATTCACTCTTCCAAAAAACGTATCATGCCGGAAAATCAATGCATCTATGAAAGACGGCGTTCTTGAAATGTTCCTGCCGTTTTCTGACGAAGTAAAACCAAGAAAAATCGAAATAAAAAAAGAATGA